A window of the Eleutherodactylus coqui strain aEleCoq1 chromosome 8, aEleCoq1.hap1, whole genome shotgun sequence genome harbors these coding sequences:
- the KIF22 gene encoding kinesin-like protein KIF22 isoform X2, whose translation MAMRVSIMESHGGSKRPSPSRVRVSVRLRPYMEKDEDKTCVRGLDSQSLEIVNWRNQLETMQYQFDAFYGDKATQREIYTGSVYAILPHLLVGQNASVFAYGPTGAGKTHTMLGNPNQPGIIPRAVRDLLQMTRGTNGQPEEENWSYAITMSYVEIYQEKVMDLLEPKNKDLPIREDKDHNILIPGVTQKTINTFSDFDEHFIPASQNRTVACTKLNDRSSRSHAVLLIKVQKNQQVSPFRQLTGKLYLIDLAGSEDNRRTGNQGIRLKESGAINSSLFTLSKVVDALNQGLPRIPYRDSKLTRLLQDSLGGSAHSVMIANIAPEQKYYFDTLTALNFAAKSKQIINKPFSQETTQAPVLPTLKRHRDDVESSAPSRHLKKNRKDSTEESPNTSKDCTDSKNLQLASLDPAVVERLLKLDKILTEKAKMENPLLNTPKRERMALMKKWEESQMEIERLKEKQKELEEKALAAESRVEKSGGSPFELSDSSVNESAFRAPLRNRTTSTSTAKAKKVLRVLPLQGLNQNAKEEGIPVVEKKTRKAHAGRENEPSWEINVRGDLLQKGREKILNLLNNGSVKELKSLQKIGDKKAKLIVGWREVNGPYTSVEDLAAMEGMTAKQVASFIKANILSIAAS comes from the exons ATGGCGATGCGGGTGAGCATCATGGAGAGCCACGGGGGCAGTAAGAGACCCTCGCCCTCCCGTGTGCGGGTGTCCGTGCGCCTACGGCCGTACATGGAGAAGGATGAGGACAAGACTTGTGTGCGGGGCCTGGACTCCCAGTCACTGGAGATCGTCAACTGGAGGAACCAGCTGGAGACCATGCAGTACCA GTTTGATGCGTTCTACGGGGACAAGGCCACGCAGCGTGAGATCTACACCGGCTCCGTCTATGCCATTCTTCCTCACCTACTAGTCGGGCAGAATGCCAGTGTCTTTGCCTATGGGCCCACAGGAGCAG GTAAGACTCACACCATGCTGGGGAACCCAAATCAGCCGGGCATCATACCAAGGGCCGTTAGAGACCTCCTGCAGATGACTCGGGGGACGAATGGGCAACCTGAGGAGGAGAACTGGAGCtatgccatcaccatgtcctacGTGGAGATCTATCAGGAGAAG GTGATGGATCTGCTGGAGCCCAAGAACAAGGACCTTCCGATCCGAGAAGACAAAGACCACAATATCCTCATCCCAGGGGTGACACAGAAAACCATCAACACCTTCTCAGACTTCGATGAACATTTCATCCCTGCCAGTCAGAACCGCACCGTCGCCTGCACCAAACTGAACGACCGCTCCAGCCGCAGCCATGCCGTGCTGCTCATTAAG gtgcagaaaaaccagcaggTTTCTCCGTTCCGGCAGCTGACGGGAAAGCTTTATCTAATAGACCTGGCGGGCTCAGAAGACAACCGCCGCACCGGAAATCAGGGCATCCGCCTGAAGGAGAGTGGCGCCATCAACTCCTCCCTGTTTACTCTTAGCAAGGTGGTGGATGCCCTAAATCAGGGGCTCCCCAGAATCCCGTACAGAGACAGCAAGCTGACCCGGCTCCTACAG GATTCGCTTGGTGGCTCCGCCCATAGCGTTATGATCGCAAATATCGCTCCAGAACAGAAGTATTACTTTGACACGCTCACCGCCCTCAACTTTGCTGCCAAGTCCAAGCAGATCATCAACAAGCCGTTCAGCCAGGAGACCACCCAGGCGCCAG TTCTGCCCACCTTGAAGAGACATCGTGATGATGTAGAGAGTTCGGCTCCATCACGGCATCTTAAGAAAAACAGGAAGGATTCCACGGAAGAGTCTCCTAACACATCCAAAGACTGCACAGACAG CAAGAATCTGCAGCTCGCCTCCTTAGACCCGGCGGTGGTGGAGAGGCTGCTCAAACTGGATAAGATCCTGACCGAGAAGGCAAAAATGGAAAATCCGCTACTGAACACACCCAAGCGGGAACGCATGGCCCTGATGAAGAAGTGGGAGGAGAGTCAGATGGAGATCGAG AGGCTGAAGGAGAAGCAGAAGGAGCTGGAGGAGAAGGCTCTGGCAGCGGAGTCTCGTGTGGAGAAATCAGGCGGCTCACCCTTCGAATTGTCGGATTCCAGCGTGAATGAGAGCGCTTTCCGGGCGCCCCTGCGGAATCGTACCACCTCCACCTCCACTGCCAAGGCCAAGAAAGTTCTCCGtgtcctgccgctgcagg GTCTCAACCAAAACGCCAAAGAAGAAGGAATCCCCGTAGTTGAAAAGAAAACCCGG AAAGCCcacgccggccgtgaaaacgagcCCAGCTGGGAGATCAACGTGCGGGGAGATCTACTGCAAAAAGGCAGAGAGAAGATCCTGAACCTGCTCAATAACGGCTCAGTGAAAGAGCTGAAGTCCCTGCAGAAGATCGGGGACAAGAAGGCCAAGCTGATCGTGGGCTGGAGGGAGGTCAACGGCCCATACACAAGT GTGGAGGACCTGGCCGCTATGGAGGGGATGACCGCCAAACAAGTTGCCTCCTTTATAAAG GCCAACATCCTGAGTATAGCCGCAAGCTGA
- the PAGR1 gene encoding PAXIP1-associated glutamate-rich protein 1 isoform X3 translates to MTGGGGRRDVTSRGPGGMQEAAEDGEEKVTSGMESLAVKEGEEEEEEEEARETEEEQKEDDGEKGDEEEGEGERRRPEEEDEEEEDWCIPCSDDDLDETDGWMPAPEEIKRLYELIAAERLLPLQVDILLRRPPTPEPDPLDEESDQEQEEEEEEEEMPPVPTEFDFDDEPVTPKNSLIDRRRTPGSSGRSQKREARLDKVLSDMKRHKKIEEQILKTGRDLFDMDPDSVPTPKRSSAIFPRQRKY, encoded by the exons ATGACAGGTGGAGGGGGAAGACGGGATGTGACGTCACGTGGTCCTGGCGGG ATGCAGGAAGCGGCGGAGGACGGCGAGGAGAAGGTGACGTCCGGCATGGAGTCGCTGGCCGTGAaggaaggagaagaggaggaggaggaagaggaggcacgggagacggaggaggagcagaaggaagaCGACGGGGAGAAGGGAGACGAGGAGGAGGGTGAAGGAGAGCGGCggaggccggaggaggaggacgaggaggaggaggactggtGCATTCCGTGTAGCGATGACGACCTGGACGAGACGGACGGCTGGATGCCGGCGCCGGAGGAGATAAAGCGCCTGTACGAGCTGATCGCCGCCGAGAGACTGCTGCCCCTGCAGGTGGACATCCTGCTGCGCCGGCCGCCCACCCCCGAGCCGGACCCCCTGGATGAGGAGTCCGaccaggagcaggaggaagaggaggaggaggaagagat GCCTCCGGTCCCCACAGAGTTTGACTTTGACGATGAACCTGTCACTCCGAAAAACTCCTTAATTGACAGACGGCGAACGCCTG GGAGCTCGGGCCGCAGCCAGAAGAGAGAGGCGCGGCTGGACAAGGTCCTCTCCGACATGAAGCGCCACAAGAAGATCGAGGAGCAGATCCTGAAGACCGGACGCGACCTGTTCGACATGGACCCGGACTCCGTGCCCACCCCGAAACGCTCGTCCGCCATCTTCCCCCGACAGAGGAAGTACTGA
- the PAGR1 gene encoding PAXIP1-associated glutamate-rich protein 1 isoform X4 encodes MQEAAEDGEEKVTSGMESLAVKEGEEEEEEEEARETEEEQKEDDGEKGDEEEGEGERRRPEEEDEEEEDWCIPCSDDDLDETDGWMPAPEEIKRLYELIAAERLLPLQVDILLRRPPTPEPDPLDEESDQEQEEEEEEEEMPPVPTEFDFDDEPVTPKNSLIDRRRTPGSSGRSQKREARLDKVLSDMKRHKKIEEQILKTGRDLFDMDPDSVPTPKRSSAIFPRQRKY; translated from the exons ATGCAGGAAGCGGCGGAGGACGGCGAGGAGAAGGTGACGTCCGGCATGGAGTCGCTGGCCGTGAaggaaggagaagaggaggaggaggaagaggaggcacgggagacggaggaggagcagaaggaagaCGACGGGGAGAAGGGAGACGAGGAGGAGGGTGAAGGAGAGCGGCggaggccggaggaggaggacgaggaggaggaggactggtGCATTCCGTGTAGCGATGACGACCTGGACGAGACGGACGGCTGGATGCCGGCGCCGGAGGAGATAAAGCGCCTGTACGAGCTGATCGCCGCCGAGAGACTGCTGCCCCTGCAGGTGGACATCCTGCTGCGCCGGCCGCCCACCCCCGAGCCGGACCCCCTGGATGAGGAGTCCGaccaggagcaggaggaagaggaggaggaggaagagat GCCTCCGGTCCCCACAGAGTTTGACTTTGACGATGAACCTGTCACTCCGAAAAACTCCTTAATTGACAGACGGCGAACGCCTG GGAGCTCGGGCCGCAGCCAGAAGAGAGAGGCGCGGCTGGACAAGGTCCTCTCCGACATGAAGCGCCACAAGAAGATCGAGGAGCAGATCCTGAAGACCGGACGCGACCTGTTCGACATGGACCCGGACTCCGTGCCCACCCCGAAACGCTCGTCCGCCATCTTCCCCCGACAGAGGAAGTACTGA
- the KIF22 gene encoding kinesin-like protein KIF22 isoform X1: MAMRVSIMESHGGSKRPSPSRVRVSVRLRPYMEKDEDKTCVRGLDSQSLEIVNWRNQLETMQYQFDAFYGDKATQREIYTGSVYAILPHLLVGQNASVFAYGPTGAGKTHTMLGNPNQPGIIPRAVRDLLQMTRGTNGQPEEENWSYAITMSYVEIYQEKVMDLLEPKNKDLPIREDKDHNILIPGVTQKTINTFSDFDEHFIPASQNRTVACTKLNDRSSRSHAVLLIKVQKNQQVSPFRQLTGKLYLIDLAGSEDNRRTGNQGIRLKESGAINSSLFTLSKVVDALNQGLPRIPYRDSKLTRLLQDSLGGSAHSVMIANIAPEQKYYFDTLTALNFAAKSKQIINKPFSQETTQAPVLPTLKRHRDDVESSAPSRHLKKNRKDSTEESPNTSKDCTDSKNLQLASLDPAVVERLLKLDKILTEKAKMENPLLNTPKRERMALMKKWEESQMEIERLKEKQKELEEKALAAESRVEKSGGSPFELSDSSVNESAFRAPLRNRTTSTSTAKAKKVLRVLPLQGENLGDFTAEGERTGLGLNQNAKEEGIPVVEKKTRKAHAGRENEPSWEINVRGDLLQKGREKILNLLNNGSVKELKSLQKIGDKKAKLIVGWREVNGPYTSVEDLAAMEGMTAKQVASFIKANILSIAAS, encoded by the exons ATGGCGATGCGGGTGAGCATCATGGAGAGCCACGGGGGCAGTAAGAGACCCTCGCCCTCCCGTGTGCGGGTGTCCGTGCGCCTACGGCCGTACATGGAGAAGGATGAGGACAAGACTTGTGTGCGGGGCCTGGACTCCCAGTCACTGGAGATCGTCAACTGGAGGAACCAGCTGGAGACCATGCAGTACCA GTTTGATGCGTTCTACGGGGACAAGGCCACGCAGCGTGAGATCTACACCGGCTCCGTCTATGCCATTCTTCCTCACCTACTAGTCGGGCAGAATGCCAGTGTCTTTGCCTATGGGCCCACAGGAGCAG GTAAGACTCACACCATGCTGGGGAACCCAAATCAGCCGGGCATCATACCAAGGGCCGTTAGAGACCTCCTGCAGATGACTCGGGGGACGAATGGGCAACCTGAGGAGGAGAACTGGAGCtatgccatcaccatgtcctacGTGGAGATCTATCAGGAGAAG GTGATGGATCTGCTGGAGCCCAAGAACAAGGACCTTCCGATCCGAGAAGACAAAGACCACAATATCCTCATCCCAGGGGTGACACAGAAAACCATCAACACCTTCTCAGACTTCGATGAACATTTCATCCCTGCCAGTCAGAACCGCACCGTCGCCTGCACCAAACTGAACGACCGCTCCAGCCGCAGCCATGCCGTGCTGCTCATTAAG gtgcagaaaaaccagcaggTTTCTCCGTTCCGGCAGCTGACGGGAAAGCTTTATCTAATAGACCTGGCGGGCTCAGAAGACAACCGCCGCACCGGAAATCAGGGCATCCGCCTGAAGGAGAGTGGCGCCATCAACTCCTCCCTGTTTACTCTTAGCAAGGTGGTGGATGCCCTAAATCAGGGGCTCCCCAGAATCCCGTACAGAGACAGCAAGCTGACCCGGCTCCTACAG GATTCGCTTGGTGGCTCCGCCCATAGCGTTATGATCGCAAATATCGCTCCAGAACAGAAGTATTACTTTGACACGCTCACCGCCCTCAACTTTGCTGCCAAGTCCAAGCAGATCATCAACAAGCCGTTCAGCCAGGAGACCACCCAGGCGCCAG TTCTGCCCACCTTGAAGAGACATCGTGATGATGTAGAGAGTTCGGCTCCATCACGGCATCTTAAGAAAAACAGGAAGGATTCCACGGAAGAGTCTCCTAACACATCCAAAGACTGCACAGACAG CAAGAATCTGCAGCTCGCCTCCTTAGACCCGGCGGTGGTGGAGAGGCTGCTCAAACTGGATAAGATCCTGACCGAGAAGGCAAAAATGGAAAATCCGCTACTGAACACACCCAAGCGGGAACGCATGGCCCTGATGAAGAAGTGGGAGGAGAGTCAGATGGAGATCGAG AGGCTGAAGGAGAAGCAGAAGGAGCTGGAGGAGAAGGCTCTGGCAGCGGAGTCTCGTGTGGAGAAATCAGGCGGCTCACCCTTCGAATTGTCGGATTCCAGCGTGAATGAGAGCGCTTTCCGGGCGCCCCTGCGGAATCGTACCACCTCCACCTCCACTGCCAAGGCCAAGAAAGTTCTCCGtgtcctgccgctgcagggtGAGAATCTTGGAGACTTCACAGCTGAGGGCGAGCGCACGGGCCTGG GTCTCAACCAAAACGCCAAAGAAGAAGGAATCCCCGTAGTTGAAAAGAAAACCCGG AAAGCCcacgccggccgtgaaaacgagcCCAGCTGGGAGATCAACGTGCGGGGAGATCTACTGCAAAAAGGCAGAGAGAAGATCCTGAACCTGCTCAATAACGGCTCAGTGAAAGAGCTGAAGTCCCTGCAGAAGATCGGGGACAAGAAGGCCAAGCTGATCGTGGGCTGGAGGGAGGTCAACGGCCCATACACAAGT GTGGAGGACCTGGCCGCTATGGAGGGGATGACCGCCAAACAAGTTGCCTCCTTTATAAAG GCCAACATCCTGAGTATAGCCGCAAGCTGA
- the PAGR1 gene encoding PAXIP1-associated glutamate-rich protein 1 isoform X2 → MTGGGGRRDVTSRGPGGVNRADTRWRPPPSERWGSVPGEKMQEAAEDGEEKVTSGMESLAVKEGEEEEEEEEARETEEEQKEDDGEKGDEEEGEGERRRPEEEDEEEEDWCIPCSDDDLDETDGWMPAPEEIKRLYELIAAERLLPLQVDILLRRPPTPEPDPLDEESDQEQEEEEEEEEMPPVPTEFDFDDEPVTPKNSLIDRRRTPGSSGRSQKREARLDKVLSDMKRHKKIEEQILKTGRDLFDMDPDSVPTPKRSSAIFPRQRKY, encoded by the exons ATGACAGGTGGAGGGGGAAGACGGGATGTGACGTCACGTGGTCCTGGCGGGGTAAACAGAGCTGACACAAGATGGCGGCCTCCTCCCAGTGAGCGGTGGGGATCAGTGCCGGGAGAGAAG ATGCAGGAAGCGGCGGAGGACGGCGAGGAGAAGGTGACGTCCGGCATGGAGTCGCTGGCCGTGAaggaaggagaagaggaggaggaggaagaggaggcacgggagacggaggaggagcagaaggaagaCGACGGGGAGAAGGGAGACGAGGAGGAGGGTGAAGGAGAGCGGCggaggccggaggaggaggacgaggaggaggaggactggtGCATTCCGTGTAGCGATGACGACCTGGACGAGACGGACGGCTGGATGCCGGCGCCGGAGGAGATAAAGCGCCTGTACGAGCTGATCGCCGCCGAGAGACTGCTGCCCCTGCAGGTGGACATCCTGCTGCGCCGGCCGCCCACCCCCGAGCCGGACCCCCTGGATGAGGAGTCCGaccaggagcaggaggaagaggaggaggaggaagagat GCCTCCGGTCCCCACAGAGTTTGACTTTGACGATGAACCTGTCACTCCGAAAAACTCCTTAATTGACAGACGGCGAACGCCTG GGAGCTCGGGCCGCAGCCAGAAGAGAGAGGCGCGGCTGGACAAGGTCCTCTCCGACATGAAGCGCCACAAGAAGATCGAGGAGCAGATCCTGAAGACCGGACGCGACCTGTTCGACATGGACCCGGACTCCGTGCCCACCCCGAAACGCTCGTCCGCCATCTTCCCCCGACAGAGGAAGTACTGA
- the PAGR1 gene encoding PAXIP1-associated glutamate-rich protein 1 isoform X1, whose amino-acid sequence MTGGGGRRDVTSRGPGGVNRADTRWRPPPSERWGSVPGEKVRGSFRRAQEPLMQEAAEDGEEKVTSGMESLAVKEGEEEEEEEEARETEEEQKEDDGEKGDEEEGEGERRRPEEEDEEEEDWCIPCSDDDLDETDGWMPAPEEIKRLYELIAAERLLPLQVDILLRRPPTPEPDPLDEESDQEQEEEEEEEEMPPVPTEFDFDDEPVTPKNSLIDRRRTPGSSGRSQKREARLDKVLSDMKRHKKIEEQILKTGRDLFDMDPDSVPTPKRSSAIFPRQRKY is encoded by the exons ATGACAGGTGGAGGGGGAAGACGGGATGTGACGTCACGTGGTCCTGGCGGGGTAAACAGAGCTGACACAAGATGGCGGCCTCCTCCCAGTGAGCGGTGGGGATCAGTGCCGGGAGAGAAGGTGAGAGGATCCTTCAGGAGGGCACAGGAGCCGCTG ATGCAGGAAGCGGCGGAGGACGGCGAGGAGAAGGTGACGTCCGGCATGGAGTCGCTGGCCGTGAaggaaggagaagaggaggaggaggaagaggaggcacgggagacggaggaggagcagaaggaagaCGACGGGGAGAAGGGAGACGAGGAGGAGGGTGAAGGAGAGCGGCggaggccggaggaggaggacgaggaggaggaggactggtGCATTCCGTGTAGCGATGACGACCTGGACGAGACGGACGGCTGGATGCCGGCGCCGGAGGAGATAAAGCGCCTGTACGAGCTGATCGCCGCCGAGAGACTGCTGCCCCTGCAGGTGGACATCCTGCTGCGCCGGCCGCCCACCCCCGAGCCGGACCCCCTGGATGAGGAGTCCGaccaggagcaggaggaagaggaggaggaggaagagat GCCTCCGGTCCCCACAGAGTTTGACTTTGACGATGAACCTGTCACTCCGAAAAACTCCTTAATTGACAGACGGCGAACGCCTG GGAGCTCGGGCCGCAGCCAGAAGAGAGAGGCGCGGCTGGACAAGGTCCTCTCCGACATGAAGCGCCACAAGAAGATCGAGGAGCAGATCCTGAAGACCGGACGCGACCTGTTCGACATGGACCCGGACTCCGTGCCCACCCCGAAACGCTCGTCCGCCATCTTCCCCCGACAGAGGAAGTACTGA